The region AAAGGTTTGGTAGAATCTTATCCAAATGGACCAAAATATTGGTTTTGTAACTTTGTTGAGATTGATATCCTAACTAAAAACGCATCACATGCTAATAAATTCATTGTTTATCACTTTCAATACTATTAATTGTCATCAAAGtgatatttatttcttttaatatttgagGTGGGTATAAAGTATAGGAAAGAATTTTCTATACATTACATATACGAATTATGTactattttatatgtatatatatatatatatgaaaaaaataaatgaactcaTTCAAAAGAGTGCATATCGGAGTTTTTTCCCTGTGTTTATGTACTTTTGgcttcagtttttttttatatattttttttaccatttttatttgatgttttgttttccaatcgtttatttgttgttttcgTTTGTTATTATAACTGTTGtgggatgtttttttttttaataaattataatttatttactttatcaaAAAAGAAAGTTAGCTTCAATTATTTGTGTCATTCACAATAGCTGtcataaattaatcaaatcCTCTGCTTCACAGAGAAGTTCAACTTTGGTGAGTCTTTTTAgataaaactaaatttaaatttaaatacttaaaaaaaagattaattaacATTTATCATACCAAAGAATATTCTAAGATGATATTTACCTCAtgtataatctatatatatatatatatacacacaccatTATGGTTATTTCATTGGAACCATTCTACTTCATATGaattagtgatttatttataaatttgattagtggtagtttgaaaatttttaaaaaaatttattattgaataCTGTATCACAATTCTTTAATACCTAAAGAGTCTAGTTTAGTGCTATTGGCTCTACTGCCAAAGACTTAATTTACAGATATTTATTGCCCATATTTAAAATGTAATAGACGTAATTCTTTTGTAGCTCTTTTGAAAAGACTAGTCTATAAAAAAcgataatataattattatcaacTATTGGATTTGAATCCAACAACTTAGACCATCTATTAGTACGATGAGTCActgttttttgttattattgtttgttaTTTCTCTTCACCTTTGtttatatctttcttttattttttattttttatttttatttggaacaTTCTAAGAATTTGCCTTGTACATAACTTATTgtcatatatacacacacataccaTGGGgcattttcaattaaaatagtctcctattttattttgtgattgtTCTAATAATGGTGtattctaataaaatattaaaaagacaatatatatatatccataatgTTCAGCCGTGTGGGTGATAGTTTCTCCTTAACCATTGCACTACGGTTTGGTTAAAAAAAGAGTCTAATAATTGGGCAAGTACCCACTTAGGTTGTGTCAGTTGATGTTTATTATTTAGTTGATTTGGCCCTTTGTACATCCTTTGGCCATATCAAGCAAATTAGAACCTCTTAATTAAgatgttaataataattaaggaCTAAATGGTCTTTGTTTGaaattaatcttaaaaaataaagaggtaGAAGATAGCTGGAATTTAGTCAGACATCTAAGTCTCTGACAGTGAATTGTAAACTTCTCATGAGTCATGACCTTGATGTTcttttgataatataaaattggcCGTTTGTAATAGTCATGCATGAGGTGACATGACAAGACAAGACAATGAATGTGGTTGTCACCTAAAAAAcatacttaattatttaatttggtaCGTATATTTATGCCCCTTCTCAACAACTTCTAAGAATCTTTGCATGCCTTTCTTTACGAGGGATGCTTGACATTATATGCTCATAGTGTGTTTTTACACTAGAAACAGATTAGATATAGCCTAAGTGTAAAAACATTGTGAAAATTGGTATAATAATACAATGAtatcaaagataaaaattactaagaagaaaataaaatcaaacacaTGTTGAACCGGCAACCAGTTAAAAAACAGCTACAGACAAGAGGGGCATCTATGATTATAGAGAAGATGTCCCTAATGTCAAGGGATgctcatagtttttttttttcacacattttttttttttttacacagttgataagtgataaagtaaaaaaataaactgataACTTGACTGATTTTTTTAGAgataaattttcattatataattttagagaaaaaaaatgagagatatTTTTCACATAGAACTTCCACAAAAGACTGAAAAAGTATATTGTCATTTGAGAAGTTCAAACAAGTACTTGTTGTTACTAGTGGGCTAGCTCACATTTCTTGTGTGcttagtttttaaaaactaataattaaaattaaaataaattatataataaatatataaacgtGAGTTTGAGAGGTAGGAAGGATTTGGCATCAGTGTTGAACTGAGTTTAAAGTTCTTAAAGCTGTGTACATAGTGCAGATAGCATAGAGACGACCACAATTTTGGGCTAATTCACTAGTTTTAGTTACTCTAGCgaattttattctttctttgaagagttgttgttgttgtagtatttatttatttatttttcatttgtagtgaatttttttaagttctctatttttttaattgtaattgtaTATGTACCCAGTAATTTAGTTAATATCCATtgtagttattatttatttattttttgtttatcacatttattttttatagtcaAATGTATTTTTACCATTTTGATCcaatgatttatctattttttttgagaaaagatTATATAATAGcagatttttcaattttattaatttaaacatatatttttagatttatccGACAACAAACCAAACTCTACAGAGTATTGCAGTCCATGcaccatataaaatttatttctattttctcaAAGCATTTTATCAATACttagacattttaaaaaataaatattaataattttgtgcTTTAGAAGGtgcatatcaaaataaatatagaagcACCAAATCTAAttggaaaaattgaataattgaCCCTAATTACATGGATAAATttataatctctctctctctctctcttcatttttaatatatatatatatatatatatatatttgcatgtaGCTTGCAATATCAACTCTCATCACAAATAATTCTTAATAGTCTCATATTACTAATAAGAGAATCTTTCAAGaaatattcttttgattttatactaatttaaaaattataatcattttaaaatatagacaTTAATTAAcctaaatagtaaataatcatattattattaattattaaaaaataacaaaaaataattcttttttttcaataataataataataattattataataattataattattattattattcggCTTCGGTTTTCTATATAAACCCCCTCCATTCTATCACTCGCTCAGCGCATCTCTTCTCGTTTCATCGATCTCGCTTCTCTTTCGCCGCGGTTCATTCTCTCAGATCTCAATGGGTGAAGCTCTCTCTCCTCTGATCATCCTCTCGTTTCGTTTTCGTGTTccatttaattgattttttcttttttccttgcaGGAAAGATCAAGATCGGCATCAATGGTGCGTGTGGATTATATTTATGTTGGTTTTTGCGGTTTTTATAGTGTTTTTTGGATTGATCTGAGTGTTTTTTGGTGGTTGTTTAGGATTTGGAAGGATCGGGCGATTGGTGGCGAGGGTGGCGCTCCAGAGCGAGGATGTGGACCTTGTGGCCGTCAATGATCCCTTCATCACCACTGATtacatggtatatatatatagatcggATCGCTACTTTGATTCATCATtcataaacatgtttttttttcctcttttttttttaaaaaaaatctggatcttttattaatttgttttctttctttagatcaTTTGCTTTGGATTCTTTTCGCATTTTTAACTTTGGTGTGTATGCTGGAGTTTTATATTGATAACGGGCAAGGATTGAATGgaaaatgacttttttttttttggctaagTGAATGAGCCATTTGTTTGTGATGATGAATCAGTTGATCAGTTGCCCACCTTGATCCTTCCTTGTTTACCATTATATGTGAAAGGACCTGATAATTCGTTTTACAATATGTTACATGTTTTACTTAAAGGCCAATGGACTCTGCTTCATCTAAATTTCTGAGTTTGACTTGCTATTTCATCAACCCatcttaatttcttttttattatttatttgttttgtttgaattgttgaaaagaagaaaaaaaatcaaaatttgtggTCAGGATAAATAAAAGTACACAATGACTTATATTAAATGTTAAATATGTATGTAACTTATGAATGTTGTGTTTTTCAGACCTACATGTTTAAATACGATAGTGTGCATGGCCAATGGAAGCATCATGAGATCAAAATGAAGGATTCAAAGACCCTTGTCTTTGGTGAGAAGGAGGTCACTGTGTTTGGTGTTAGGTTCGGTGTTTTACTCTGCCTTTTTCATGTTGTGTCAATACTCAATAGTGtgttattttgttctttcttttgttgCGTCTTTTGGAATGAAAGGACTGATTGCGGATGGTTTTTGAAGGAACCCTGAGGAGATTCCTTGGGGCGAAGCTGGTGCGGATTATGTTGTGGAGTCCACTGGTGTTTTCACAGACAAGGACAAGGCTGCAGCACATCTGAAGGTAGCCTCTTTTTTGTTGACTATTCTTCTTTGAAAACTTGTTGTGCTTGTATGACTGTTTGGCTGTTTTACTAATTTTAAACTTGGAAGACCCTGACCCAATCAATTACCTGGCTTAGGAGAGTTCAAAGCTTAAGCTTGTACAtctgatctctctctctctctctctctctctctctttgtggaaaaaataaaaatgtgttgTTGAATATTAAGACAAATTCAGGGCCGTCATAGAGTCATATTGTTGCTTTAATTTGGATTCCTTTTAACCTTGACTGCACTAACTTACAGACGGTCAATCCTATAGTTTCTTCCACAATGGATGATTCTGCTCTTTTATCTTCTAATTGTGATTATCCATTTGGACTCGTTTTCGTGATTTCAGGGTGGTGCGAAGAAGGTTATTATCTCTGCTCCTAGCAAGGATGCTCCTATGTTTGTGATTGGTGTGAATGAGCACGAGTACAAGGCAGACATCAATATTGTTTCTAATGCTAGCTGTACCACTAACTGCCTTGCGCCCCTTGCAAAGGTTGTATGCTTGttgtattcttttcatttctcttaGGCTAGCTTAAATATGGTTCTATATAATGActgcctttttcttttccctcaaTTGTTGCAGGTCATTCATGATAGATTTGGCATTGTTGAGGGTTTGATGACCACAGTGCACTCAATTACTGGTGAAGATTTACTGAAAAAATTGAAGTCGCCCCCTCAATttctttaatataatattttcgcAAAGGTGGTCTATTTATCTGATTGTCGTTGTTATTTCAGCCACACAAAAAACTGTTGATGGGCCATCTGCCAAGGACTGGAGAGGTGGGAGAGCTGCTAGTTTTAACATCATCCCTAGCAGCACTGGTGCTGCAAAAGTATTTAACTCATCCcaagcatttttctttttcgttcTTCCTAGCTATTTCAGGTTTCTTTTGGCAAGAATAGATAGTTCTTTGTGTTACATTTTTTATGGCCTCAAAGTGGCTATTAAGTATAATTGGTTGTGGCGGTGGATTACATAGCAGTTAGATTGTCAACTTGGTGTATTTGTTACATTTCAATCCTATCTGTTTGATGTTTTCAATGTCTTCATATGCAATGGACGTATAACCATAACCTAGTTTTAATGGCCACTGACTAACTGTCCTCCCTCAAGGCATTTGCATGGCCACTGACCTACTGAAACATTTAGTTTCGTTACATTCTCTTGTCATTACCAATGCAGTGGTAATAGTTTTTACAGGTTTTTATTCATATCAAAACTAAATGTTTTGTGACAACATTCCAGGCTGTTGGTAAGGTGCTCCCTGCCTTGAATGGAAAATTAACAGGAATGGCATTCCGAGTTCCAACTGTAGATGTATCAGTAGTGGATCTCACAGCAAGGCTTGAGAAGCCAGCTACATATGATGAAGTCAAGGCTGCAATTAAGTAAGTGAATGCACAAGACAGCATCCAGCCAGACTCCTAAATTTAAGAGGACTGCATGTATATATGCTCCAACAATTCTCAGTACATTGGGTGGCAATTATCGGCAATGATACTGTTCTTGTTGTTTGGCAGGGAAGAATCTGAGGGGAAGATGAAAGGTATATTGGGTTATGTTGATGAGGACTTGGTTTCTACTGATTTCGTCGGTGATAGCAGGTGATTTGCTCTTCTGATAGTTCAATGGATAATCAGTTACCTTATCTGCTGTTTTTCGTCGAAAATTTCCCTCACTTACCATGCAATGCAGGTCAAGCATCTTTGATGCTAAGGCTGGAATTGCCTTGAATGAAAACTTCATCAAATTTGTCTCATGGTATGACAATGAATGGGGTTACAGGTATGTATTGTAATTCTGCATATCCATTTGACAATTTGCTTTTGAactttgatattaatttttttttttttttgcagcaACCGTGTGGTTGATCTGGTTCGTCACATGGACAAGACCAAATAAATTGGTTTTTATTTCACAATTGTAGCTGTTTTAGTCTGCTATTTATGAGGAATAAGTAACAATGTTCAGCATTAGATAATTCTTTATCTGTTTTGCTGAATATAAACCTTAATTCTTTTTCCAtcttaataaataatgatgcttcttcttgttTACTGAGTAATGCATATTGTCGGTATATTTTTCCTGGATAACGAGACAAAATGGtctcaactatttttttat is a window of Dioscorea cayenensis subsp. rotundata cultivar TDr96_F1 chromosome 5, TDr96_F1_v2_PseudoChromosome.rev07_lg8_w22 25.fasta, whole genome shotgun sequence DNA encoding:
- the LOC120261482 gene encoding glyceraldehyde-3-phosphate dehydrogenase 2, cytosolic, which encodes MGKIKIGINGFGRIGRLVARVALQSEDVDLVAVNDPFITTDYMTYMFKYDSVHGQWKHHEIKMKDSKTLVFGEKEVTVFGVRNPEEIPWGEAGADYVVESTGVFTDKDKAAAHLKGGAKKVIISAPSKDAPMFVIGVNEHEYKADINIVSNASCTTNCLAPLAKVIHDRFGIVEGLMTTVHSITATQKTVDGPSAKDWRGGRAASFNIIPSSTGAAKAVGKVLPALNGKLTGMAFRVPTVDVSVVDLTARLEKPATYDEVKAAIKEESEGKMKGILGYVDEDLVSTDFVGDSRSSIFDAKAGIALNENFIKFVSWYDNEWGYSNRVVDLVRHMDKTK